Proteins from a single region of Equus asinus isolate D_3611 breed Donkey chromosome 17, EquAss-T2T_v2, whole genome shotgun sequence:
- the LOC106844062 gene encoding olfactory receptor 8H1 encodes MNRRNNTNLPDFILIGLTDSEETQLVLFMLFLLIYLITVLGNVGMILIIHLNVQLHTPMYFFLSHLSFLDLSYSTVITPKTLEGLMTSTKCISYMSCFTQMYFFVFLGATECFLLSSMAYDRYVAICNPLRYPVVMSTRLCCSLTFGSYLIGFTDSFTNVFCMSRLHFCNSNVIHHFFCDTSPILALSCSDTQDIEIMIFIVAGSTLMMSLITISVSYVSILSTILKITSASGKQKAFSTCASHLLGVAVFYGTMIFTYLKPSKSYSLGKDQVASVFYTIVVPMLNPLIYSLRNKEVKNALSRAMQKRGGLQAIKITVMLNF; translated from the coding sequence ATGAATAGAAGGAATAATACAAATCTGCCTGACTTCATCCTTATAGGATTGACAGATTCTGAAGAGACCCAGCTGGTTCTCTTTATGCTGTTTCTCCTGATATACCTGATTACTGTGCTGGGGAATGTAGGGATGATATTGATAATCCACCTGAATGTCCAGcttcacacccccatgtattttttcctcagtCACCTGTCATTTCTTGATCTCAGTTACTCAACAGTCATCACACCTAAAACCTTAGAGGGCTTAATGACTTCCACCAAGTGTATTTCATACATGAGCTGCTTCACCCAGATGTACTTTTTTGTCTTCTTGGGTGCCACtgaatgttttcttctctcctcaaTGGCCTATGATCGCTATGTTGCTATCTGCAATCCTCTACGCTACCCAGTTGTTATGTCTACAAGACTCTGCTGCTCCCTCACCTTTGGGTCCTATTTGATTGGCTTTACAGACTCTTTTACCAATGTATTTTGCATGAGCAGATTGCATTTCTGCAACTCCAATGTAATccatcactttttctgtgacaCATCCCCAATTTTAGCCCTGTCATGCTCTGACACACAAGACATCGAAATCATGATATTCATTGTCGCTGGCTCCACATTAATGATGTCTCTTATCACAATATCTGTGTCCTATGTGTCCATTCTGTCTACTATCCTGAAAATTACTTCCGCTTCAGGAAAGCAAAAAGCCTTCTCTACTTGTGCCTCCCATCTTCTGGGAGTCGCTGTCTTTTATGGCACCatgatttttacttatttaaagcCAAGTAAGTCTTACTCATTGGGAAAGGATCAAGTGGCTTCTGttttttataccattgtggtccCCATGCTGAATCCACTCATTTACAGTCTGAGgaataaagaagtgaaaaatgcTCTCAGTAGAGCCATGCAGAAGAGGGGAGGGCTCCAGGCAATTAAAATAACAGTGATGCTCAACTTTTAA
- the LOC106844117 gene encoding olfactory receptor 5T2-like yields the protein MKNVTEVTIFVLKGFTDKLELRIILFSLFLAIYLFTLMGNLGLVVLVIGDSRLHNPMYYFLSVLSFLDACYSSVVTPKRLVNFLSKNKVISFFGCAEQMFLIVTFGTTECFLLAAMAYDRYVAIYNPLLYSVKMSPRLYVPLIVVSYVGGILSASVQTGTAFTLSFCASNEIRHVFCDIPPVLAISCSDTHTNQLLVSYFTGIIEIITILIVLVSYGFILLAILRMHSAEGRQKVLSTCGSHLTGGSIYYGTIFSMYVRPSSSYSLDQDMIVSIFYTIVIPMLNPIIYILRNKDVKEAMKRVFGEIGCINKIYFSH from the coding sequence atgaagaatgtcactgaaGTTACTATATTTGTACTGAAGGGCTTCACAGACAAGCTTGAACTGCGAATCATCTTGTTCTCCCTGTTTCTGGCAATTTACCTATTTACTCTGATGGGAAATTTGGGACTGGTTGTATTGGTTATTGGGGATTCTCGGCTCCACAACCCCATGTACTATTTTCTCAGTGTGTTGTCATTCTTGGATGCCTGCTATTCCTCAGTTGTTACTCCCAAAAGGTTGGTCAATTTTCTATCGAAGAATaaagtcatttcattttttggatGTGCAGAACAGATGTTTCTCATAGTTACATTTGGGACCACAGAATGCTTTCTCTTGGCTGCAATGGCATATGATCGCTATGTAGCAATCTATAACCCTCTGTTGTATTCAGTTAAGATGTCACCGAGGCTCTATGTGCCACTCATCGTTGTTTCCTATGTTGGTGGCATTTTGTCTGCTTCAGTGCAAACAGGGACTGCATTTACTCTAAGCTTCTGTGCATCTAATGAAATTAGACATGTCTTTTGTGACATTCCTCCTGTCCTTGctatttcttgttctgacacTCACAcaaaccagcttttagtttcctACTTTACAGGCATTATTGAGATAATTACTATCCTGATTGTCCTGGTCTCCTATGGTTTCATTCTGTTGGCCATTCTGAGGATGCATTCTGCTGAAGGGAGACAAAAAGTCCTTTCCACATGTGGCTCTCACCTAACTGGAGGGTCAATTTATTACGGAACAATCTTCTCCATGTATGTGAGACCGAGTTCCAGCTACTCTTTGGACCAAGACATGATAGTGTCAATATTTTACACGATTGTGATTCCCATGCTGAATCccatcatttatattttaaggaaCAAAGATGTAAAAGAGGCAATGAAAAGAGTGTTTGGTGAAATTGGGTgtatcaataaaatatatttttcacactaa